The genomic DNA TGACCGCGCCAATCGTAATCCAAACACGGGATGTCTCTGGCACGTCTTGGTGACTTTTGTTCAACATCATCCAACTAAATACGCCAACGATTAACATAACCGGAATAATAAATCGAAAAGCTCTCAACAAGTTCACCTTCTGTTTCTGAATAATATTGTTTCTATCTTACCATATACCACCTAGCATCCGCTCCCTGTAAGCCATCGATAAACGAATGGACAATTCCCTATAATCCAGCAATTCTAGCAAACGAAGGCTTGACGCAAACCAATTATAACGTTATGATGATTTAAATTATTTAAACAACTATATAACTATCTATTCTTATCAAGAGAAGCGGAGGGAACTGGCCCTATGATGCTTCAGCAACCCGCCGAAAGGTCAGGTGCTAATTCCAGTAGACCCGTTCTATCGTGGTCTTAAAGATGAGAAGGTACTACTACGTCTACTCGTAAAGCCTTCTATCCATGAAGGCTTTTTTTATTACGCCAGTTTTTTGATTATGTCAGAGAGGATGAACAATAGATGAAATTACTTGAAAAGTTAAAAACGAATGTACTAACTGCGGACGGTGCGATTGGAACACTGCTCTATTCATACGGCATTGACTTTTGCTACGAAGAATTGAATGTTACAAAACCAGAAGTCATTGAAAAAATACACCAGGAGTATATTGCAGCCGGTACAGATATTATTCAAACAAATACATACAGCGCCAACTCCATCAAACTAGCTCGTTACGGACTGGAAGATCGGGTAAAGGAATTCAATGAAGCAGCCATTCAAATCGCAAAGCGTGCAGCAGCACCAGGAGGTCAATTTGTCCTCGGAACAATCGGTGGTATCCGCGGCATTCGAAAAAGTGATGCAACGTTAAATGATATTACCAAAATTGTCCAACAGCAAGCGGATGCACTACTCTCTGGAAATCCAGACGGACTGTTGCTGGAAACGTATTACGATTTCGAGGAATTGTCGACAGTTGTTAGCCATTTGCGGACGTTGACAGATACACCAATTATCGCGCAAGTATCGATGCATGAGCCCGGCATCCTACAAAATGGATTATCGTTAAATGACGCTTTACACCAACTCGAAGCACTCGGTGCAGATGTTGTTGGCGTTAACTGTCGCCTCGGCCCTCACCATACTGTTCAAGCTTTCGAAGGTGTCACATTGCCGGAAAAGGCTTTCCTATCCGCCTATCCAAATGCCAGCTTGCTTGATGTCGATGATGGGCGCATTGTCTTTGTATCCGAAGCGGACTATTTCGGACGCTCTGCGTTACTACTGCGCGATCAAGGTGTACGTATCATCGGTGGATGCTGTGGCACAACGCCGAAGCATATCGAGGCCGTCAAAAGACGAATTGCAGATCTTCCACCGGTTACACAAAAAATTGTACAGACACGCAAACCAATCGTTATCCAAGAGGCTGCTCCTTCACATAATCAGCCGCTTCATGAAAAAGCAAAAAGTGAACGGACAGTTATCGTGGAACTCGATACACCACGCCATCTTGAAACCGATAAATTCATCGAAGGTGCCGCTTTACTACGTGATGCGGGCGTTGATGCAGTGACAATGGCAGATAACTCGTTAGCCTCCCCCCGCATTAGCAATATGGCGATGGGTGCAATCTTAAAAATGCAAAATGATATCCGCCCTCTTGCCCATATTACATGTCGGGATCGCAACTTAATTGGGCTTCAGTCACATTTAATGGGGCTGGACGCACTTGGGATTCATGACATCTTAGCTGTAACTGGTGATCCGACAAAAGTTGGCGATTTCCCAGGTGCAACAAGCGTCTACGACGTCTCTAGCTTGGAATTGCTTCAACTGATTAAGCAGCTGAACGAAGGTATTTCCTTCTCTGGAAAACCGTTACGTAAGAAAGCCAATTTCTCTGTGTCTGCCGCCTTTAATCCAAACGTTCGCGTGTTAGATCGTGCTGTCAAACGTCTTGAGAAAAAAATTGAATGCGGCGCGGATTACTTTATTACACAGCCGGTTTATACAAAAGAGAAAATAGAAGAAATCTATGAAGCGACGAAGCACTTAGACACACCTATTTTCATCGGCATTATGCCACTTACAAACATTCGCAATGCAGAATTTTTACACCATGAAGTACCTGGCATCAAACTGTCCGATGAAGTGCTCGAGCGCATGCGTGCATGTGGAGATGATAAAGAAAAATCCTCTGCCGAAGGGATTCAAATCGCCAAAGAACTAATTGACACAGCAGCGCGATTATTTAATGGAATTTATATTATTACACCGTTTCTCCGTTACGACATGTCTCTTGAATTGATTCAACATATTAAAGAGTTCGATATACAGAAAGAGAGTGGAATTGCTCATGCCGAAACATCTTATTGAAGCACAACTACAAGAAAGAATTCTCATCATGGATGGTGCAATGGGCACAATGTTGCAAAACGCCAATCTATCTCCTGAAGATTTCGGAGGCGAGGAATACGATGGCTGCAACGAGTATTTGAACATTACCAGACCCGATGTTCTCGACCGCATTCACCGTGAATATTTAGAAGCTGGCGCCGACATCATTTCAACCAATACATTTGGCGGAACGCCAATCGTACTCGATGACTATGATTTAGGCGATAAAGCTCACGACATCAACTTCCAAGCAGCACAGATTGCCAAAAAGTCTGCAGAAGCTTTCTCTACGCCGGAATGGCCACGCTTTGTAGCGGGCGCAATGGGACCGACAACGAAAACACTGTCGGTCACAGGCGGCGCTACATTTGACGGTCTGACGCACGACTTCTATGTACAAGCTAAAGCATTGATTGAAGGTGGCTGTGATTTGCTCTTGATGGAAACAAGCCAGGATATGCTAAACGTCAAAGCGGGTACACTCGGCATCAAGCGCGCGTTCGAAGAAACAGGCAAAGAACTCCCTGTCATGATTTCTGGAACGATTGAGCCGATGGGCACAACATTGGCAGGACAAAGCATTGAATCCTTCTATATTTCGATTGAGCATATCAAGCCCCTTTCTGTCGGTTTGAACTGTGCAACAGGTCCTGAATTCATGACTGACCACTTACGTTCCTTGTCAGAATTAGCAACGAGCTATGTTAGCTGTTACCCAAATGCGGGACTGCCTGACGAAGAAGGGCATTACCATGAATCACCTGAATCCCTTTCTAAAAAGTTGGAAGGATTTGCTGACAAAGGTTGGTTAAACGTCGTCGGCGGATGTTGTGGAACAACACCTGCACATATTCGCGCCATCCGTGAAGTCGTAGCAGATAAAAAACCACGTCAAGGTCCTGAAACGGTGCACGGACATGCTGTATCAGGTATTGAACCTTTGCTTTACGACGATTCCATGCGTCCATTGCTCATCGGAGAGCGGACAAACGTCATCGGTTCTCGCAAATTCAAGCAGCTAATTGTAGACGGTAAATTTGAAGAGGCGTCGGAAATCGCACGTGCCCAAGTAAAAGGTGGCGCTCACGTCATTGACGTTTGTCTAGCCAATCCAGACCGCGACGAACTAGAAGACATGAAGCAATTTATGCAAGAAGTCGTTAAAAAGGTCAAAGTTCCGCTCGTTATTGACTCGACAGACGAAAAAGTCATCGAAGAAGCACTGAAGTATTCCCAAGGTAAAGTCATCATTAACTCCATTAACTTAGAAGACGGCGAAGAGCGCTATGATGCAGTCTTACCACTTGTGAAAAAATTCGGGGCCGCTGTCGTTGTCGGAACAATCGACGAACCAGGAATGGCCGTTACACGCGAACGGAAACTCGAAGTAGCCGAACGTTCCTACGACCTCCTTGTCAACAAATGGGGCATTGCACCTGAAGATATTATTTTCGATCCACTCGTCTTCCCAGTTGGAACGGGTGATGAACAATACATCGGTTCTGCCGTCGAAACAATTGAAGGGATTCGTCTTATTAAAGAAAAAATGCCACGTGCATTGACGATTCTTGGCGTCAGTAACGTGTCATTCGGTCTGCCTCCTGTCGGTCGTGAAGTACTGAATGCGGTATACCTCTACCACTGTACGCAGGCGGGCCTAGACTACGCAATTGTCAATACGGAGAAACTGGAGCGCTACGCTTCTATTCCCGAAGCAGAAATTAAAATGGCGAACGATCTGCTATTTGCCACAACGGATGAAACGCTTGCGGAGTTCACGAATTTTTATCGTGGCAAGAAAAAAGAGAAAACAGAAGATGATATTCCAAAAACCGTTCCAGAACGCCTTAGCTATTATGTCGTAGAAGGAACAAAAGAAGGTTTGATTCCTGACTTGGAAGCCGCCCTCAAAACTTACGACGCCCCCCTCGACATCATTAATGGACCGTTAATGGACGGGATGGCAGAGGTCGGTCGGCTATTCAACACGAACCAGCTTATTGTGGCGGAAGTACTGCAAAGTGCTGAAGTCATGAAGACATCCGTGGCATTTCTTGAGCAATTTATGGACAAAGCTGAGGGTGACACAGGTAAAGGGAAAATTGTCTTGGCAACGGTCAAAGGCGATGTCCATGATATCGGAAAAAACCTTGTTGAAATCATTTTAAGTAATAACGGTTTTACCGTTGTCGATATCGGTATTAAAGTAACGCCTTCCACGCTGATTGACGTCATTCGAAAAGAAAAGCCCGATATTATCGGATTATCTGGACTACTCGTAAAATCTGCCCAACAAATGGTCATCACAGCGCAGGACTTTAAAGCTGCGGGCATTGATTTGCCAATCATGGTTGGGGGTGCAGCACTGACTCGCCGATTCACGGACACAAAAATTGCCACAGAATACGATGGGCCAGTGCTTTACGCTAAAGATGCAATGTTTGGGCTAGAACTAGCCAACCGTCTGCAAGATAAAGAGGAAAAAGCAGCATTGCTCATCGAACTGGACGAACAACGTGCAAAACGTGCGGAGAATGATGCCATTAAAGCGGCAAAAAAGGCTGAAAATCCAGACGCAGAAATCGTTGCACCACGACCTGTCAAAACGGTACGTGAAGACGTTCCCGTGCAAGTCCCAAAAGATTTGCGCCGCCGCGTGCAAAAAGATTATTCGGTTTCCCATCTCTATCCGTATGTCAATATGCGGACATTGATCGGCCACCACCTTGGATTACGGGGCAATGTCAATAAAATGCTCGAAAACAAAGAGCCACGTGCTTTAGAGCTGCATGAAATGGTCACTGGATTTTTAGAATCCGGTAACTTAACAGCATCTGGACTTTATCAATTCTTCCCGGCTCAATCCGATGGCGATGACGTCATTGTCTACGATCCAGAAGATGCAAAAACAGAAATCGAGCGTTTCACATTCCCACGTCAAAGCAAAGAGCCTTTCTTGTGCCTAGCCGACTACTTGAAGCCTGTTTCAAGCGGCGAAATGGATTACGTCGGCTTCATGCAAGTAACTGCTGGACACGGCGTACGCGATTTTGCTAACAAATTAAAAGAAGAAGGTAAGTTCCTAGAAAGCCATGCTTTCCAAGCTACTGCACTTGAGCTGGCAGAAGGGTTTGCAGAACGGATTCACCAAGAAATGCGCGACCAATGGGGCACACCCGACGCAACAGACTTTACAATGCTTGACCGTTTTGCTGCCAAATACATCGGACAACGCTTCTCGTTCGGCTATCCAGCCTGTCCAAATCTGGAAGACCAAGCGAAATTGTTCAAACTGTTAAAACCTGAAGACATCGGCGTCCATTTGACAGAAGAATTTATGATGGAGCCGGAAGCATCGGTTTCAGCGATTGTGTTCGCCCATCCAGATGCACGATATTTCAACGTTGATTAACTACAAACAGTAACAACCATTTAGCTCCAAGCAATCTAAAAAGCGTCTTATCAGTCGACACACAGACTGATAAGACGCTTTTTCACTTTTTATCATGTTTTCTTATTTTCAACGTCCAAATCCACGGCCGAAACCGCCACCAAACTGTGGGCCCGGTCCTCCAAACCCAGGGCCAAATCCACCACCAAACTGCTGACCTGGGCCTCCGTATCCTGGGCCAAATCCGCCACCAAACTGCTGTCCACCTCTAGGGTAAACAGTTGATCCCCGCACATTCCGAGTCGTTTCTGTTACATAATGACGCGGTACCACAACGTCATGCACCCGGTTTATGTTCACAATCGGATGAATAAAAGGAACTTGTACGGGAACGAATGAATCGCGGCACCGGTACTGCGTTGGGCACACAACTGGTTGCATTTGATTCATGGGACGCATTTGGTTACAACCACACTGACCATGCATCTTATTGCAACCACATTGGCCATGATGCATATGATGAGAATTCCACTGTCCATGTTGCATCATCTTCTCACCTCCTCCCTCTATTACATGTGCAAAAAGGGAGGACAAACGGGCGAGCGACTATGCGATGCAGAGAATAATCAAATATGGAGAAACTAATGCACTAATATCAGATTTAGACTCATTTGCTCTATACACAGCTTGGTACAAAGAAAAAACCTCACATCGCTGTGAGGTTCATTATTGATAATCAAATGGTAATTCATCTTCATCAAAGCCCCGTTGTTCTTTACGCTTTTTCTCCATCTCTTCAGGTTGCTCATAGATGGGACCGCCCTCGCCAATCATTTTTAAAATGGCGATAAAGTCTTTGTTCTGCCTTAACTCCATCTCAACGGGATCAATAGGTAAATGTTCCATGAAAATCATCCTCCTTTACATATTAACCGTGGCTAAATGCGATGGAAAATAATCTATTACGCCTCGGCGTAATTGCGTCCAGATTTTTTTCGAGCGAGCTCGAAAAGCACCCCCTAAAAAATCTGTGACATCCGCCGGAGGCATTATCTTCATTCAGTGGGTGTTTAAACACCCACTGAATGAAGATAAACACCTAACAGTACCTTTACTCTCTATCATTATACTAAATTTTCTGTCTTAGTGGAAGGTTTTTGCTTGAAACATGTTATTCGTGCTGTGATTTGGTTATACTAACCTTATAAAGGGAGGGCATTATGATGAAGCGAATTGTGTTGTTTGACGGCGATTGTAATTTTTGCGATTCAAGTGTACAGTTCATTATTAAACGTGATCCTGCCGCCCACTTTCTTTTCACTTCTTTGCAAAGCACCAAAGGGGTAGAACTTACGAAGCAATATGCCATTCCATCAAATGTTGACAGCTTGGTTTTGATTGATAATGGCAAAGCGTATACTAAGTCTTCCGCCGCACTCCGTATTGCGAAAAAGTTGGATGGATTATGGCATCTGTTATTCCTATTTATACTCGTCCCACGTAAAATCCGTGACGGCGTTTACGATTATGTTGCTACAAACCGCTACAAATGGTTTGGTAAAAAGGAAGAAGCATGCATGTTGCCACCACCTGAAATACGGAAACGATTTATCTAACTCCTCACAAAAAGCCTTCCGGATTTCTCCGAAAGGCTTTTGTTGACGTTATTGCTGTAGTTGCATGTTTTCCTCCGCTGTAAATGCACGAGATCTTGTTAAAAAGCGTTTGCCTTCCACACCTTCGAGTGAGAACATCCCACCCCGCCCATCGACAACGTCAAT from Sporosarcina sp. FSL K6-1522 includes the following:
- a CDS encoding histidine kinase produces the protein MRAFRFIIPVMLIVGVFSWMMLNKSHQDVPETSRVWITIGAVIVSGIISYFLFPKDEGKRS
- the metH gene encoding methionine synthase; amino-acid sequence: MPKHLIEAQLQERILIMDGAMGTMLQNANLSPEDFGGEEYDGCNEYLNITRPDVLDRIHREYLEAGADIISTNTFGGTPIVLDDYDLGDKAHDINFQAAQIAKKSAEAFSTPEWPRFVAGAMGPTTKTLSVTGGATFDGLTHDFYVQAKALIEGGCDLLLMETSQDMLNVKAGTLGIKRAFEETGKELPVMISGTIEPMGTTLAGQSIESFYISIEHIKPLSVGLNCATGPEFMTDHLRSLSELATSYVSCYPNAGLPDEEGHYHESPESLSKKLEGFADKGWLNVVGGCCGTTPAHIRAIREVVADKKPRQGPETVHGHAVSGIEPLLYDDSMRPLLIGERTNVIGSRKFKQLIVDGKFEEASEIARAQVKGGAHVIDVCLANPDRDELEDMKQFMQEVVKKVKVPLVIDSTDEKVIEEALKYSQGKVIINSINLEDGEERYDAVLPLVKKFGAAVVVGTIDEPGMAVTRERKLEVAERSYDLLVNKWGIAPEDIIFDPLVFPVGTGDEQYIGSAVETIEGIRLIKEKMPRALTILGVSNVSFGLPPVGREVLNAVYLYHCTQAGLDYAIVNTEKLERYASIPEAEIKMANDLLFATTDETLAEFTNFYRGKKKEKTEDDIPKTVPERLSYYVVEGTKEGLIPDLEAALKTYDAPLDIINGPLMDGMAEVGRLFNTNQLIVAEVLQSAEVMKTSVAFLEQFMDKAEGDTGKGKIVLATVKGDVHDIGKNLVEIILSNNGFTVVDIGIKVTPSTLIDVIRKEKPDIIGLSGLLVKSAQQMVITAQDFKAAGIDLPIMVGGAALTRRFTDTKIATEYDGPVLYAKDAMFGLELANRLQDKEEKAALLIELDEQRAKRAENDAIKAAKKAENPDAEIVAPRPVKTVREDVPVQVPKDLRRRVQKDYSVSHLYPYVNMRTLIGHHLGLRGNVNKMLENKEPRALELHEMVTGFLESGNLTASGLYQFFPAQSDGDDVIVYDPEDAKTEIERFTFPRQSKEPFLCLADYLKPVSSGEMDYVGFMQVTAGHGVRDFANKLKEEGKFLESHAFQATALELAEGFAERIHQEMRDQWGTPDATDFTMLDRFAAKYIGQRFSFGYPACPNLEDQAKLFKLLKPEDIGVHLTEEFMMEPEASVSAIVFAHPDARYFNVD
- a CDS encoding bifunctional homocysteine S-methyltransferase/methylenetetrahydrofolate reductase; translation: MKLLEKLKTNVLTADGAIGTLLYSYGIDFCYEELNVTKPEVIEKIHQEYIAAGTDIIQTNTYSANSIKLARYGLEDRVKEFNEAAIQIAKRAAAPGGQFVLGTIGGIRGIRKSDATLNDITKIVQQQADALLSGNPDGLLLETYYDFEELSTVVSHLRTLTDTPIIAQVSMHEPGILQNGLSLNDALHQLEALGADVVGVNCRLGPHHTVQAFEGVTLPEKAFLSAYPNASLLDVDDGRIVFVSEADYFGRSALLLRDQGVRIIGGCCGTTPKHIEAVKRRIADLPPVTQKIVQTRKPIVIQEAAPSHNQPLHEKAKSERTVIVELDTPRHLETDKFIEGAALLRDAGVDAVTMADNSLASPRISNMAMGAILKMQNDIRPLAHITCRDRNLIGLQSHLMGLDALGIHDILAVTGDPTKVGDFPGATSVYDVSSLELLQLIKQLNEGISFSGKPLRKKANFSVSAAFNPNVRVLDRAVKRLEKKIECGADYFITQPVYTKEKIEEIYEATKHLDTPIFIGIMPLTNIRNAEFLHHEVPGIKLSDEVLERMRACGDDKEKSSAEGIQIAKELIDTAARLFNGIYIITPFLRYDMSLELIQHIKEFDIQKESGIAHAETSY
- a CDS encoding thiol-disulfide oxidoreductase DCC family protein; the protein is MKRIVLFDGDCNFCDSSVQFIIKRDPAAHFLFTSLQSTKGVELTKQYAIPSNVDSLVLIDNGKAYTKSSAALRIAKKLDGLWHLLFLFILVPRKIRDGVYDYVATNRYKWFGKKEEACMLPPPEIRKRFI